CCGAGCAAATGGAGAATGCCGTGGATCAGCAGCGTCACCATCTCACTCTTAAGTGTTTTATGCCGCTCTTTGGCCTGGCGCCGCGCCTGCTCGACGGAAATCACTACGTCGCCGAGCAGCAGCAGGCCCGATTGCGGCTGGTCTTCGATAATAAATGACAGCACGTCGGTGGTCTTATTTTTTTTCCGGTAGCGGCGATTGAGCGGCCGCATCTCGCCGTCGCCGACCAAAGCGATGCTCAGTTCGGCGCGCTGTTGTTTCAGTTCGAATAGCAACCCTGCGGCGATTTTGCGCAGCGCTGCCGTCGGATATTTCGTCCCGGCGCCGCGCCGAGTGATTTCCACTGACATGGATTGAAAGTAGCGCGTCTCGCCCGGAGTTGCGAGATTGGCTAGTGGTTCACATCGAAATATACCAGCCATCTGATGTAGGGGCCGACCGGAGCCTGTCCTGAGTCTATCGAAGGATGTCTGGCCTCCGAAACGGGCGGCCACAGGGGGGCCGCCCCTACACCGGATTGCGAAACCGAACTGCTAACTAAATATTTCTTCAAGCTAACGGAGGTTAAAAATCTGCTGATAGGAAGCGATCAACTCGTTCAAGTTGGGGCCGAGTGTTGCCGGATTGACGAACACAAACTCTTTTTTAGAGAGCTCCTGATGGCGCGCAATCTGTTTGATGCCTTTGCGCAACGTGATGCGCGGCACTTGCTGCGCCAAAACCGTTTGCCCTTCTTCGGAAAGCAGCCAGTCGACAAACAAAATCGCCGCATGGGGATGGGCCGCGCGGCGCATCAGTGCCTGACCGTTGGGTTCGCCTGGATAAGGATCGAGCATGCGGTAATCGATGGGCGCGCCCTTCTCCTTATATTCCGTGGCGCGCCGCCCCCGCGCCGCCAAGACCAACGCCGACTCGCCGGCAAGCATTAGCTGCAAGCGCATGATGCTGCTACCGCCGGGTATATGCAGCTGCTGGCGCGCCAGTGCGCGCATGAAGTCCAACCCTTTGGCCTTGCCCATGCCGTCGAGCATGACCGAATACCAAGCGTACTCGTCGCTGCCAAAATTCATCCGCCCCTTCCACTTGGGCTGGAGCAAATCCTGATAGCTGCGCGGCGCTTCGTCGGTTGCGACGAGTTTAGTGTTGAACGCCAGCACCAGCGGCGTCACTGCGGTAGACGACCAAAACCCTTGGGGATCGAAGGAGCCCGCCGGAAAGGCTTTTAACTCCGGTGAAAGATACGCGGCGGAAAAATTCTTTTGCTTCAGCTCCCACATCTCCACCGGCGCCGAGCCGACGATATCGACGGCGAAGCGGCCGGCGCGCGCTTCGGTGTCGATCTTCGGCATGATCGACGACTGCGATAAACGGTTGGCGCGGATCTTCACCGCCGGATGGCTCCGTTCGAAGGCGCCGACGATCTTGGGAAAGTCGGTGAGGCTCATCGAGGTATACCAAATCGCTTCGCCTTCCGTGCGCGCGCCGTTTTCCAGAAAGCTCTTGCGCTGCGCGCCGCTGAGACTGCGAAGACTTTTTACTACCTCGTCGACGGTTGCCGCTTGCGTCGGATGAGACCCTACAGCCAGCATAAATGTCGCGGCGTAGAATAAAGGATAGACGATTAGCCGAAGCATGAGAGTTTGCGCCGATCTTGAGTAGGCTCGCTCTAACATCCAGCCGGTGGAGGGTCAAGACAATCGACCGGCAATCGGCTTGTATCGCCGTCAGCAACGCCGATAAATTGACTTGCCGGAATCGATTTGCTAGTTAGGTTGGAGTCTGACTCTAGGAGGAATGAGATGACCTATATTATCGCTGAGCCCTGCATCGACGTGAAGGATACCGCTTGCGTGGACGTCTGTCCGGTGGACTGCATTCATCCGACAAAAAATGAGACTGAGGAGTTCGAGAAAGAAAAGAAGCTCTATATCGATCCCGAGGAGTGCATCGACTGTGGGGCCTGCGAGCCGGTTTGTCCCGTGGAGGCGATCTTTGAGGAGGCGGCGGCGCCGGATAAGTGGAAACATTTTATTAAGATCGACGCCGACTGGTTCAAAGCAAAGAAGGGCTAACAACTAATTTGCAATCGCGAAGTTTTACGAAGGGCTGAGGAATTCTCCTCGGCCCTTCGCGCTTTTGCCGGCTTGACTCAACTCCATCCACCGTATAGGCAAGCCATTGGAGGACTGCCCATGGTTCTAGTTTTAAAAAACGCTCAAATGGAAAACCTGCTGCCGATGTCGGAAGAAATCGCCGCCATTGAGCAAGCCTTCGTCGAACTCGGCCAGGGCAAAGCGATGAATGCGCCGCGCGCCCGGCTGCGCACGCCTTGGAAAGAAGAAGGCGGCCAGTACTATTTCAACAACATCATGGGGCTGGTGCCGGGGGTGAAATCGATGGCGCTGCGCATCGATTCGAGCTTCTCCAAGGAAATCTCCGTCGACGGCGCCAAGCGGCGCGTCTATCCCGGCGATTTCATCGGCCTGGTCATGCTCTTCGACATGGACACTTGCAACCTGCTGGCGATCATGGACGATCACTTCATATCGACCATGCGCGTTGGCGCGACAAGTGCCGTAGCGAGCAAATATCTCGCCCGCAAAGACGCCAAAATCATGGCGCTGCTCGGCTCCGGCGAGCAAGCCAAGACCCAAGTGACGGCTCACGCCTGCGTGCGGCAATTAACCAAAGTCAAAGTCTACAGTCCGACCAAAGCGAATCGCGAAAAATTCGCCAAAGAGCTGAGCGCCGAAACCGGCATCGACGTCGTCGCCGTCAATTCCGCGGAAGAAGCGATCCGCGGCAGCGATATCGTCACCGCCGCGACCAACACCGTCGATCCGGTGATCCAAGGCAAATGGCTCGAACCCGGCATGCACTTGAACAGCATCGTCGGCGGCGACAATTTTCTGCCGCGAAAAGAACTGGACGACGAAGCGGTGATTAGGTCGAATCTGATCGTGGTCGGCTACAAGCCGCAAATATTTCTCGACAAGCAGGCGGAATTTCACGATCGCCTCGAACGCGGCATCGTCAAACCCGAAGATCTGCACGAGCTCGGCGAATTGTTAAACGGCAACTGCCGCGGCCGCCAGGACGACCGAGAAATCACATTTTTCAAAAACAACACCGGCATGGGCATTCAGTTCGCCGCCACGGCGCGAAAAATGTACGAGAAGGCCAGAGAGAAAGGCATCGGCGCCGAATTGCCCTTGGACCTGTTCATGACCCAGCGCGGCGACAAGCTCTTCTCACCGTAATCCGGTGACGCGAAGCATAATAGATATGTCCTATTTGGTCCCATTCGTCTTGTTTTTTTTCGCGCTCTCGACAATCCCCGCGCTTGCCGCCGACTCCTCACTTCTCGACGGCGCCAAGCGCGAAGGCAGTTTGGTCTTTTACACGACCATGGATATCCAGAACAGCGGCGCCTTGGTCGAAGCGTTCAGCAAGAAATATCCGTTTATCAAAGGCGATCTGGTGCGCCTGGGCGGTACCGCCATGGTCAGCCGGATCATGACCGAAGCGCAGGCGGGAGCGAATCGATTCGATGTCGCCATCGGCATATCGCCGTCGTTCACGCCCATGCGCGAACGAAACTTGATCGCCCCCTATTTATCGCCGGAAATTCCCAACCTGCATGACGATCTTTACGATCCCAAAGGCTATTGGTCGACGGTTTATTTAAATACCTGGGTGCTGGGTTACAACAGCAAAGCGATGGCGCGTAACGAACTGCCGAAGAGCTACGATGATTTGCTCAAGCCGCAGTACAAACAGAAATTCATCATCGACATCGAGAATCACGATCTGTTCGTCGCCCTGTCCCAAGAATGGGGCCAGGAAAAAGCCGTCAATTATTTCAATGCCCTCGCCAAGCAGATTCCGGTATTTCTGCGCGGCAACACCAACCGCGCCAACTTCGTCAGCGTCGGCGAACGACCGATGACTTTCGTTTATGCCCAAGTCATCGAGCGCATGAAGCAAAGCGGCGCGCCAGTGGATTGGATTCCGTTGGAACCGGTGGCGGTGGAAACCAATGTCACCATGCTCTCGGCCAAGGCGGCCCATCCCAACGCCGCGCGTTTGTTCGTCGATTATTTGATTTCCAAAGAAGGGCAAGAGTTTTTGAAAACCTTTCGCCGCATCGGTCCGCGCAAAGATGTGAAGCCCGAGCCGGCGAAACTGTTCGAAGGCTTTCGCCGCCGTGTGGTGCCGCCCGAGGCGTATAAAAACTTCCGCGAACTAACTCAAATACATAACGAAGCCCTGGGCATTCGTTAATCGAGAGGAGCGAGCGATGAGAGACTGGGAAGCGATCATTCCGGAAGAAGAACGAAAAATTTACGACAAGGCCGGCTACAAGGGGAGCGAAAAGTTCGGCGTCAACCCGGCGCTGATCATCATCGATGTCATCACCGGCTTCACCGGCACCAAGCCGATGCCGGTGCTGGAAGCGATCGACGAATTTCCCACCAGCTGCGGCCAGGTCGCCTGGGACGCACTGCCGAAAATCAAGGAACTGCTCCACGCCTGCCGGGACGCCAAGATCCCGGTGATCTATTCCACCAGCGACCCCGACTTCAAAGCCGCCTTCGGCAACGCCACCAAGCGCGGCGTCGACAAAACCGACTTCGAAAAACTCGCCGTGGAATTTCCGGCGATGATCAAACCCAACGACAACGAATTCATCGTCCGTAAGGCGCGCGCCAGCGCGTTTTTCGGCACGCACTTAATCACCTATCTCGTGCGCAAAAACATCGACAGCCTGCTGATCGCCGGCACCAGCACCTGCGGATGTGTGCGCGGGACAGTTCTCGATGGCTACTCCTACGGTTATCCGGTTTTCCCCGTCGAAGAATGCATCTTCGACCGCTCACGCACTTCCCATCTCGTAAATCTCTTCGAGATGAACGCCAAGTACGCCAGCGTCATCCAGCTCAGCGAAGCACTTGACTACGTCGGCAAGATTAAGCGATTAGAAGGCCGCAAAGCGCTCGCGAGTTAGTCGCGTACAAAGGAGCCAGCAAATCATGGCGACCGAATCCCCCTTCGTCGATCAAGAATACTTCGACCGCTACGCCCGCGCTCAAGCGCTCATGGAACGCGACGGCCTCGACGCCCTAGTGGTCTCGGAGAAAAACAATTATTGGTATTTTAGCGGGCTGATTAGCTACCAGCTGGATCATATTCAGCGCCCGCAGATTGGCATCCTACCGAAAAGCGGCAAGCCGCTGCTGCTGGTTTATGGCAACGATAAAGCGAAAGCCAAGGCGCTGCCATGGGTCGGTGAAGTGCGCGCTTACACCGACGTGCCGTTTCCCCAGGAGATGATCGCCGCTTCGATCAAAGAAATGGGCTTGGGTGAAGCGAAACTCGGCTTCGAACTCGGTGACGATCAGCGTTTGGGAATTCCGGTAAATTATCTCTCCGGCCTGACGGAAGCTCTGCCCAAAGCGCAGATCAAAGACGGCAGCGCCGCACTGACGGAAATGCGCATCATCAAAAGCGCGCGCGAAATCGCCTTCATGCGCAAGGCGTGCGAGATCTCAGTCAAAGCCTACGACCGTTGCTTGCCGCAGCTAAAGTCCGGCATGACCCGGCGCGAAGTCGCCGACCGGCTGTACATTTCAATGATCGAGGAAGGCGCCCACCCGCGCCATCCCGGATTTCTCATGTTGAATTCGTCGACCCGCTACGACGACCGGGTTTATAATAAAGGCGACCGCATGATCGCCGACTTTGGCGCCTGCTACGAAGGCTACTACGGCGACGTAACCAGAATGGCGATCTTCGGCGCGCCGACCGACGAACATAAGAAAGACCATGAAACCGCCTGCGATGTGATCGATCTCTGTTTCGAGTCGATGAAAGTCGGCACGCCGCTCGCCGAAGTTTCCCGCGTCGCCAATCGGGAACTCATCAAGCGCGGCTATGAAGCCGTCGACAGCCCCAAACGCATCGGCCACGGCATCGGCATGTCACGCGCCGAACCGCCTTCATTGAACGAAGTCGAGACGGAAATTTATCGTCCCGGCATGGTGTTGGCGTTGGAACCCAAAGTCCGCTCGGCAAAGAGCGCGGTGCATCTTGAAGAAGATGTGCTGATCACGGAAAAAGGACAGGAATTTTTAACCAGCGGTTGCCGCCGCTTGGATGTGATTAACTGATGTAAGCTATCGAGCCAAATCTTATCCTCTCCCTTGACGGGAGAGGGCGAGGGTGAGGGTGCCCCATCGATTACCCCTCATCCTAGCCTTCTCCCGCAAGGGGAGAAGGAACTATTATTTCCGACCTTCGCGCCCTTGGCGTGCTTTGCGCGAGGGAAATTTTGGAACGAGAATATGGAAACCAAAGGCATCCTCTACCTCTCCAATAACGACGTCAAAAAAGTTCTCGACCTCGGCCGGGCCATCGAGATCACCGAACAGGCGCTGCGCGATCACAGCGAAGGACGAGTGACCTGGTCGACGCCCGAGGACTTCGCCATAAAACCCGAACAAGGCTGGCAGTCCTGGGTCACCGGCTGCGCGTTGCAAACAACACCCGTGGCCGGCTTTCGCATTCGTTCGATCAAAGCCGCCGGCGGCAGCCGCGATGTTTCGCGCCCGCCGCGCGGACCGAGACGGGTGCTCATACTCAGCGATCTCGAAGGCGGCGAGATTCTCGCCTTCATGGACGAAGACTGGTGCCACGCCGTGCGCACCGCCGCCGCCGCCACCGTCGCCATGCGCGTGCTGGCGCGCAAAGACTCGACGGTGATGGCCATGCTCGGCGCCGGCGACACCGCCCGCGCCGCCGTGCCGGTGATGGCCCAGGCTTTTAAGTTGAAAGAAATCCGCGTCACCTCGCGCACGCCCGAGTCGCGCCAAAACTACGCCAAGGAAGTCGGCGCCGAATATGGTTTGAACGTAATTCCGGTGGAATCCACCGAAGCCGCATTGAAAGGCGCCGATGTGGTGATCTCCGCGACCACGACCTCGACGCCCTTCGTTGAAGAGTCCTGGCTCGGCGCCGGCAGCACCGTCTACTCTATCGGCAAGCATCAAGAGATGGCCAGCTCGATCTACAAAAACACCGACAAATTCGTCGTCGACAGTTGGCTCCACTGCAAGAACAAGTCAGACATGCAAAGGATGCTGAAGGAAAACTACTTGAGCGAAAAAGATCTCTACGCCGAACTCCCCGAACTACTCGCCGGCAAAAAGCCCGGCCGCCAGTCAGATCAAGAACGCATCTTCATCCGCGCCATCGGCCTGGTCAACCAAGACATCGCCATGGCCGATCACATCTACCGCAGCGCCCTAAAGCAGGGCATCGGCACGCGGCTGCCATACTGATAAATTCGTCGACGCCAAGGCCCTAAGTCTAGCTTCACCCAGAGTTCCTGTGCTACCAAAGCTGGATTTGTTGACCGTTCGCCAGGCATGCTAAGCTAACCGCATTAATGGAGAAAACATTACGAGTCTTGAACGATCTGGTAGTGGCCGGCGACCTTAGCCGCTATGCAATCGGCGGCGCCATGGGTGCGACCTCTACGTCGAACCGGTGCTGACTTTCGACTTGGACATCTTCGTTATCTTGCCGCAGACTGCCTCAGTGCTACTTTCGCTCGGACCGCTGTACGCGGAGTTACGAAATCGCGGTTACAATGAGGAAAGTGAATGCGTCAATATTGAGGATATACCCGTGCAGTTCCTACCCGCATACAACGATCTCCTGATCGAAGCACTGGCCGAAGCACGCGACGTGCTGTACGAGCAAGCTCCTACGCGAGTCCTGCGCGCGGAACATCTCGTAGCTATCGCCATTCAAACGGGTCGCGACAAAGACCGAGAACGGGTGCGGCTTTTGCGCGAACAAGCGGAACTCGACGGAGAGTATCTAGCCAATTTACTGAAACGCCACGGTTTAGAAGGCAAATGGCAGCCATGGAGACCTTGAAACCAGAAATCGCTCGACTCATCGCCGCCAAGGAGCAACGTCGCCACGAGCTGGCCAGGCTGCCCTTTGCTGAAAAAGTGCGCTTGGTAGTAAAACTACAACACATGGCCGCGCCTGTGTTACGAGCGCGGGGTCGCGTAGTGAAGGTGTGGCCATCTTACGATGACAAGCCCGTGGGTCGAGAATGAGTGGAATGCATCTTCCACCACTCGCGCGCTCCACACCTGGTCAATCTTTTCGAGATGAACGCCAAGTACGCCAGCGTGGTTCAATCATCTACCGGAACGCCAATCGCACCACGCGGAACAAAGTATTGGGCTTTGCATTGGCAATTGACCGCGAGTAGGATAATCGCGACTCAGAACCGAATGAACAAGGAGAATATTATGAACCGACTCAAAGCCATTGCCGCATTACCGTTGATCGTCGGCGCGTTGGATTTCTTCGCCGCTACTTCATGGTCGGCCGAGGCTTTCGTTCTTAAAGTTGCCGACCCTTCGGGGCAGTACTGCCATTTAAAATTTCCCGCGATCACCGAGGACACTTTGTTCAGTGATCGCCGGTGCTCAAAAGCCCGAGCGACGGCGATATCATCGACCTTTACGGACCCTGCAACTACGACCCGTTGGGCAAAGAGTCCGTAACCAACCAGCGCGTCGACTACGCGCGCTCGCGCCGGCACCAATACGACAACAGCAACTGATCGTTTGTTAGGCCGCGGCGAGCGCGACGCGCGGCGTTACATATCCACTTTGACGCCGTTCTTAGCGCACTCATCGGCGAACACCTTACGCATCGATTCGTCGCCTTCTTCGAATTCGATCTGTTCGACGCCGCGCTCTTCGCCCTGCACCGCGGTGTTGGCGTGGAGCGCGACGAATTTACAGGGCCGGTTGCCGGTGTTGTAGTGCTGGTGCCAGCCCCCCGCCGGCGGTGAGATTACCGTGCCTTCTTGCCAATCGTAGCGTTTTGGCTTCTCGCCCTCCTGCCACATCAACGTGTAGCCGGTGGAGTCGAGCAGAAACACATGGGCGCCCGGCCCATGGCGGTGGGCTTTTTTGTAGCGGCCGACGGGAAACTCCGAGACATGGGCGAGCATGGAACCGCCGGACATGTGGATGTACATGTTCTTCGTGCCTTTGCCGCGTTTCTCGCGCGCGACTAAATTTATTTTGCGGATGTCGGGAATGAAGTTGGAATGGAGAATCCCGCCGTAATATTCGGTGAAATATTTTCCTTCCTTGGAAAAAAACTCGGCGTCGCCGAGATCGAAGCGGTCTTTGAACTGATAGTTGGTGTTGTAGATAAATTCCGGATCGCGGTAGAGCTCGAAGGCGATCGGCTGGCTGGTGAGCGCGAAATAACGCGCCGGTTCGCTGCCGCTGGCATTGAAATGTTGGTGCCAAGCGTTCAAAGGAATGGCGAAGGTACTGCCGCGCTCCCATTCGAAAGTTCGTTTCGCCATGTCGTCGTACCAGACTGAAGTCGCGCCGCGCCCGGCGGCGACGGTGATAATCTCTTCGTAAAGTTGGCGCTGCGGTTTGTTGCTCTTGCCCGGATCGATCTCGGCGATGTAGCCGTCGGCGACCATCTGATCGGAGAAGGTACAAATCGCCCCCTTGCAGTCCTTGCGCCGCCAATAGCCCACCGGCTCGGTGCGCACGTCCTGGACGAACTCACCGCCGACGATCGGCACGCCCTCAGATTTGATCCAGTTTTTATACGGACTGTACCTGTCCATCATGAACTGGACATAGGGATGAACTTCAAATTCTTTTTGCGGCCCGGCCATGGCGCTTCACCTCGCTTTTTTTGTGGACGTTACTGCGAGGATGCAACGGATGTCAACTTGCGATAGGTTGCGGCATGATGAAATCATGAGACCAAGGAGAAATCATGCATCACTTCCTCGCTTTGTTGATCGTTGCGATCGTCAGCTTCTGCGGG
This genomic interval from Deltaproteobacteria bacterium contains the following:
- the ybeY gene encoding rRNA maturation RNase YbeY, with product MAGIFRCEPLANLATPGETRYFQSMSVEITRRGAGTKYPTAALRKIAAGLLFELKQQRAELSIALVGDGEMRPLNRRYRKKNKTTDVLSFIIEDQPQSGLLLLGDVVISVEQARRQAKERHKTLKSEMVTLLIHGILHLLGYDHERSARQAKIMFALERKLQTRLCERGLLKV
- a CDS encoding extracellular solute-binding protein, yielding MLERAYSRSAQTLMLRLIVYPLFYAATFMLAVGSHPTQAATVDEVVKSLRSLSGAQRKSFLENGARTEGEAIWYTSMSLTDFPKIVGAFERSHPAVKIRANRLSQSSIMPKIDTEARAGRFAVDIVGSAPVEMWELKQKNFSAAYLSPELKAFPAGSFDPQGFWSSTAVTPLVLAFNTKLVATDEAPRSYQDLLQPKWKGRMNFGSDEYAWYSVMLDGMGKAKGLDFMRALARQQLHIPGGSSIMRLQLMLAGESALVLAARGRRATEYKEKGAPIDYRMLDPYPGEPNGQALMRRAAHPHAAILFVDWLLSEEGQTVLAQQVPRITLRKGIKQIARHQELSKKEFVFVNPATLGPNLNELIASYQQIFNLR
- a CDS encoding ferredoxin family protein, which encodes MTYIIAEPCIDVKDTACVDVCPVDCIHPTKNETEEFEKEKKLYIDPEECIDCGACEPVCPVEAIFEEAAAPDKWKHFIKIDADWFKAKKG
- a CDS encoding ornithine cyclodeaminase family protein; protein product: MVLVLKNAQMENLLPMSEEIAAIEQAFVELGQGKAMNAPRARLRTPWKEEGGQYYFNNIMGLVPGVKSMALRIDSSFSKEISVDGAKRRVYPGDFIGLVMLFDMDTCNLLAIMDDHFISTMRVGATSAVASKYLARKDAKIMALLGSGEQAKTQVTAHACVRQLTKVKVYSPTKANREKFAKELSAETGIDVVAVNSAEEAIRGSDIVTAATNTVDPVIQGKWLEPGMHLNSIVGGDNFLPRKELDDEAVIRSNLIVVGYKPQIFLDKQAEFHDRLERGIVKPEDLHELGELLNGNCRGRQDDREITFFKNNTGMGIQFAATARKMYEKAREKGIGAELPLDLFMTQRGDKLFSP
- a CDS encoding extracellular solute-binding protein, which encodes MSYLVPFVLFFFALSTIPALAADSSLLDGAKREGSLVFYTTMDIQNSGALVEAFSKKYPFIKGDLVRLGGTAMVSRIMTEAQAGANRFDVAIGISPSFTPMRERNLIAPYLSPEIPNLHDDLYDPKGYWSTVYLNTWVLGYNSKAMARNELPKSYDDLLKPQYKQKFIIDIENHDLFVALSQEWGQEKAVNYFNALAKQIPVFLRGNTNRANFVSVGERPMTFVYAQVIERMKQSGAPVDWIPLEPVAVETNVTMLSAKAAHPNAARLFVDYLISKEGQEFLKTFRRIGPRKDVKPEPAKLFEGFRRRVVPPEAYKNFRELTQIHNEALGIR
- a CDS encoding isochorismatase family protein, whose amino-acid sequence is MRDWEAIIPEEERKIYDKAGYKGSEKFGVNPALIIIDVITGFTGTKPMPVLEAIDEFPTSCGQVAWDALPKIKELLHACRDAKIPVIYSTSDPDFKAAFGNATKRGVDKTDFEKLAVEFPAMIKPNDNEFIVRKARASAFFGTHLITYLVRKNIDSLLIAGTSTCGCVRGTVLDGYSYGYPVFPVEECIFDRSRTSHLVNLFEMNAKYASVIQLSEALDYVGKIKRLEGRKALAS
- a CDS encoding aminopeptidase P family protein is translated as MATESPFVDQEYFDRYARAQALMERDGLDALVVSEKNNYWYFSGLISYQLDHIQRPQIGILPKSGKPLLLVYGNDKAKAKALPWVGEVRAYTDVPFPQEMIAASIKEMGLGEAKLGFELGDDQRLGIPVNYLSGLTEALPKAQIKDGSAALTEMRIIKSAREIAFMRKACEISVKAYDRCLPQLKSGMTRREVADRLYISMIEEGAHPRHPGFLMLNSSTRYDDRVYNKGDRMIADFGACYEGYYGDVTRMAIFGAPTDEHKKDHETACDVIDLCFESMKVGTPLAEVSRVANRELIKRGYEAVDSPKRIGHGIGMSRAEPPSLNEVETEIYRPGMVLALEPKVRSAKSAVHLEEDVLITEKGQEFLTSGCRRLDVIN
- a CDS encoding ornithine cyclodeaminase family protein, with protein sequence METKGILYLSNNDVKKVLDLGRAIEITEQALRDHSEGRVTWSTPEDFAIKPEQGWQSWVTGCALQTTPVAGFRIRSIKAAGGSRDVSRPPRGPRRVLILSDLEGGEILAFMDEDWCHAVRTAAAATVAMRVLARKDSTVMAMLGAGDTARAAVPVMAQAFKLKEIRVTSRTPESRQNYAKEVGAEYGLNVIPVESTEAALKGADVVISATTTSTPFVEESWLGAGSTVYSIGKHQEMASSIYKNTDKFVVDSWLHCKNKSDMQRMLKENYLSEKDLYAELPELLAGKKPGRQSDQERIFIRAIGLVNQDIAMADHIYRSALKQGIGTRLPY
- a CDS encoding cupin domain-containing protein, whose amino-acid sequence is MAGPQKEFEVHPYVQFMMDRYSPYKNWIKSEGVPIVGGEFVQDVRTEPVGYWRRKDCKGAICTFSDQMVADGYIAEIDPGKSNKPQRQLYEEIITVAAGRGATSVWYDDMAKRTFEWERGSTFAIPLNAWHQHFNASGSEPARYFALTSQPIAFELYRDPEFIYNTNYQFKDRFDLGDAEFFSKEGKYFTEYYGGILHSNFIPDIRKINLVAREKRGKGTKNMYIHMSGGSMLAHVSEFPVGRYKKAHRHGPGAHVFLLDSTGYTLMWQEGEKPKRYDWQEGTVISPPAGGWHQHYNTGNRPCKFVALHANTAVQGEERGVEQIEFEEGDESMRKVFADECAKNGVKVDM